The window ACTGTCAACGCATGCCCCCACGGTAAAGAGGGGGCACTTTTTGCGTACTCGTCGCAGTTCGCCCGAGGGCAGCTTTCGTATGAAATCTCACCATTATTTAAACAATATCTTTGCAAAGCAGGAATTAAGCGATTCGTCTGACGAAGGGATATTTTTGGATGAGAGTGGGTCGATAGCTGAAGGAATTCTGTCCAATGTCTTTTGGGTCAAGGGAGGCTGTCTCCTGACACCGAGCTTGCCGACGGGAGCATTAAATGGCATTACGCGCCAATTTATCCTTGCTTTATGTGAACATCACCAAATACCTGTTCGCATTGGAGAATTCCCGAAAGAAGCATTGCTTGAGGCGGAAGAAGCTTTTGTCACAAATAGTGTTCAGGAAATCGTCCCGTTGACTGGAGTGGACGACGCCCGCTTCGCTACGGGGCCCGAGACCATCGCTACTCAGTTACACAGTTTATATAAAGAATATACCCATCGCCTTTGGGGGAAGAATGGCATAGAGAAGTAAAGGAGAATTGGCAT of the Litoribacterium kuwaitense genome contains:
- the pabC gene encoding aminodeoxychorismate lyase; protein product: MFVNGVVKPVSEVAISPLDHGFLYGAGFFETFRTYDGHPFLFDDHWARLRESAEALQMCWPWSKQSILAGLKQLLELEKTTNAYIRLTVTAGNEGIGISNLPYQNPNVFMYSKPLSTHAPTVKRGHFLRTRRSSPEGSFRMKSHHYLNNIFAKQELSDSSDEGIFLDESGSIAEGILSNVFWVKGGCLLTPSLPTGALNGITRQFILALCEHHQIPVRIGEFPKEALLEAEEAFVTNSVQEIVPLTGVDDARFATGPETIATQLHSLYKEYTHRLWGKNGIEK